Proteins encoded within one genomic window of Psilocybe cubensis strain MGC-MH-2018 chromosome 2, whole genome shotgun sequence:
- a CDS encoding NADH-ubiquinone oxidoreductase 21.3 kDa subunit, giving the protein MASKKAAESTLYHLSPKGFWKKFREVVAVNPEISSGLPSASLHRYPPPASRPEQYSTPAGKASDPAQNPYWKRDVRRAYPQLSVITQSDLSTLLIEHSSAPAVAAPAEGAGVPAAKPVVDLAEAITAITSTAKVYSEAKLPPSLPVPHKRWVPKLSPPPPHPEHTYFPMSLYR; this is encoded by the exons ATGGCCTCCAAGAAAGCTGCAGAGTCAACTCTGTACCATTTGAGCCCAAAGGGCTTTTGGAAGAAATTCC GCGAGGTCGTCGCCGTCAACCCAGAAATTTCCTCCGGTCTTCCCAGCGCCTCTCTCCATCGTTATCCTCCCCCGGCCTCCAGACCAGAGCAGTACTCGACGCCCGCTGGCAAGG CGTCTGACCCTGCACAGAACCCGTACTGGAAACGCGATGTCAGGCGGGCGTACCCGCAGCTCTCCGTCATCACCCAGTCGGACCTCTCTACGCTGTTGATTGAGCATTCGAGTGCACCCGC TGTCGCCGCCCCTGCTGAAGGTGCGGGTGTGCCCGCCGCCAAACCTGTAGTCGATCTTGCAGAGGCCATTACTGCCATTACTTCCACTGCAAAGGTCTATTCTGAAGCCAAGCTTCCCCCTTCCCTTCCCGTTCCACATAAACGATGGGTGCCCAAGCTTTCCCCGCCTCCTCCCCACCCCGAGCATACGTACTTCCCTATGTCACTATACCGGTAG
- a CDS encoding Splicing factor U2AF-associated protein 2, giving the protein MSAPPPSLAAGASAEVQAAAFADDPRIYFSKTANTWRFEQDDGTELEFDAGKNAWVPLVDDEAISRQQAAYSVAGVDEETPAAPVLKRNKKRKAEEDYTSANPSNSAAISIKRGKNDKKDMPATERKSKNTAVYVTGLPPDTEQDEIVEVFSKCGVIEEDEDGEPKVKMYAREDGSFSGEALVVYFKEDSVTLALTILDDSELRLGQPHTVIKVTKADFAHKTAAPGQEHKPRKTVDKKKITKRLGKMQRKIDEWGDDDGFGPMPDPVEDTATSAKSRVVVLKHMFSPKDIEEDASLLLDLKEDVREECSSLGEVTNVVLYDLEKEGIMTVKFRDPIAAQACVLKMDGRYFDKRRIEASLFSGRQRFKRSGAGEDLGGDSEEAEKKRLDDFAQWLLTEGD; this is encoded by the exons ATGtctgcaccaccaccatctcttGCCGCGGGCGCATCTGCAGAGGTTCAGGCGGCAGCTTTCGCCGATGATCCACG GATCTACTTTTCTAAAACAGCCAATACATGGCGCTTTGAGCAAGACGATGGTACAGAATTGGAGTTTGACGCCGGAAAGAACGCTTGGGTACCTTTG GTGGACGACGAGGCCATATCTCGCCAACAGGCAGCATATTCGGTAGCTGGTGTGGATGAAGAG ACGCCCGCAGCGCCGGTGCTGAAGAGAAATAAAAAGCGCAAGGCCGAAGAGGATTATACATCCGCAAATCCATCCAACTCAGCCGCGATCTCCATCAAGCGAGGCAAGAACGACAAGAAAGATATGCCCGCAACGGAACGAAAGTCAAAAAATACTGCCGTATATGTTACCGGGCTCCCCCCCGACACTGAACAAGATGAGATAGTCGAAGTTTTCTCTAAATGTGGCGTTatcgaagaagacgaggacggcGAACCCAAGGTTAAGATGTACGCTAGAGAAGATGGATCGTTTAGTGGAGAGGCGCTTGTCGTCTATTTCAAAGAGGATTCTGTCACTCTCGCTTTGACAATTCTGGACGATTCTGAACTGAGACTCGGACAACCACACACTGTTATTAAGGTCACCAAAGCTGATTTCGCGCATAAGACAGCAGCTCCAGGGCAGGAACACAAGCCTAGGAAGACAGTGgataagaagaaaataaCTAAACGCCTAGGTAAAATGCAGAG GAAGATTGATGAGTGGGGTGACGACGACGGTTTTGGACCAATGCCTGATCCCGTTGAAGACACTGCTACCTCGGCAAAGAGTCGAGTTGTTGTTTTGAAGCATATGTTTTCACCCAAGGACATAGAAGAAGATGCCTCGCTGCTACTTGACCTGAAGGAAGACGTCCGAGAGGAATGTTCTTCCCTCGGAGAAGTGACGAATGTTGTTCTTTATGAC CTTGAAAAGGAGGGGATAATGACGGTCAAATTCAGAGATCCCATCGCTGCGCAGGCATGCGTTTTG AAAATGGACGGTCGTTACTTCGACAAACGACGTATTGAGGCATCCTTATTCTCAGGGAGGCAACGATTCAAACGCAGTGGCGCGGGAGAAGATCTCGGCGGCGACAGTGAAGAGGCGGAGAAGAAACGTCTGGATGACTTTGCGCAGTGGTTACTGACGGAAGGAGACTAA
- a CDS encoding Phosphatidylinositol 4-kinase lsb6 has product MSRSLRSAGYQPLQTHEDENSDNNEPLPPISHPGPSNTYPQRRTVRPGSIDLTKLDNAFKRWTESIAQKVKRKKKTTDHSRKQIWHSVFDPQVPPVPNSGFEKTLDHNQPMTQADFDALVHSVKEAIQEGIHPKMITKGSSGSYFARAKVDGRVQTVAVFKPKDEEPYGRLNPKTTKWLHRQFRWIIPFGRACLIPNLSYISEAAASLLDDRLQLHIVPPTQLVSFSSPAFFYDWFDRNAAKKGKQLPEKIGSLQYFLHGFQDASDFLRKYPWPGRAIADTFDDSTHRQGNMSKRFMSAMKVICGKTGDTEDIYDDADYEDERVLYDATEAADVQRPFYWSQQLQQSFREELEKPVMLDQKFRINTYGFATDYLMLNTDRGADNYMIKYCEGDHEKPLVDVAPSRSVRLEMPVMSELRRPDANSNSPRMTATSSYQPNLSPVPSGSNTPSSDYRRKPHIHIAAIDNSLSFPHEHPQGWRSYTYGWLYLPVSVIGRPFSEKTRSHFLPLLTSKTWWEETTFQLERLFAVDPDFHPKMFARQLAVIKGQAWNIVQSLKHKDEGPLELTRRTKVLVWNDEMEIPEETIHDMPNGPISPRLSTSIAPVPRRTRSQSSGGDFPPPMRRTSTDASGAPRPVPFAAKFQRVHPGTTGVTVLEHLERLDAVEASLQRLGVDEDEEVDVGEAAPQKPVATHSMTDPPTPVHGRIISPPPTSPLQSVPEASSARSSIDEEDLVALSKSTSHVEGSYPFGQQETLSSAGMEWMQSTDSPAKRVVISERLETVKSKPLCSCW; this is encoded by the exons ATGTCTCGTTCTCTGCGCTCCGCTGGATACCAACCGCTACAGACTcatgaagatgaaaatagCGACAATAACGAACCGCTTCCTCCAATCAGTCACCCAGGTCCTTCTAACACGTACCCGCAGCGCCGGACAGTGCGCCCAGGAAGTATTGACCTCACCAAATTAGACAACGCTTTTAAGAG ATGGACGGAATCCATTGCCCAGAAGGTCAAGcgcaagaagaagacaactGACCACTCGAGGAAGCAAATATGGCATAGCGTTTTCGATCCGCAGGTCCCCCCTGTACCAAATTCAGGATTC GAGAAGACTCTTGATCATAACCAACCTATGACTCAGGCAGACTTTGACGC ATTGGTGCATTCTGTCAAAGAAGCAATTCAGGAGGGAATTCACCCCAAAATGATTACAAAGGGGTCATCGGGTTCATATTTTGCTAGAGCGAAGGTTGACGGAAGGGTGCAAACCGTTGC TGTATTTAAACCCAAAGACGAAGAACCGTATGGTCGTCTAAATCCAAAG ACAACCAAATGGTTGCACCGGCAGTTTAGATGGATTATACCTTTTGGTCGTGCCTGTCTTATACCCAACCTGAG TTATATCTCAGAAGCTGCAGCCTCACTGCTAGACGACAGGCTGCAACTTCATATTGTACCACCAACCCAGCTCGTATCCTTTTCCAGCCCC GCGTTTTTCTACGATTGGTTTGACCGCAATGCTGCCAAGAAGGGGAAACAACTGCCCGAAAAAATAGGTAGTCTCCAATATTTCCTTCATGGTTTTCAGG ATGCTTCCGACTTTCTGCGCAAGTATCCTTGGCCGGGGAGGGCCATTGCTGACACCTTCGACGATTCTACTCACCGACAAGGGAATATGTCAAAACGTTTCATGAGCGCCATGAAAGTGATATGCGGCAAAACTGGAGATACAGAGGATATCTATGATGACGCTGACTATGAGGATGAACGCGTTCTATATGACGCGACTGAGGCTGCAGATGTCCAGAGACCATTTTATTGGAGTCAACAGCTCCAACAAAGTTTCAGGGAAGAACTTGAAAA GCCAGTCATGTTAGATCAGAAATTTCGCATCAACACTTATGGTTTTGCAACAGATTACCTTATGCTCAATACGGATCGAGGCGCAGACAACTATATGATCAAATATTGTGAAGGTGATCATGAGAAGCCCCTTGTGGATGTGGCGCCTTCAAGGTCTGTCCGGTTAGAAATGCCAGTCATGAGTGAACTTCGAAGACCAGATGCCAATTCCAACTCCCCTCGCATGACTGCAACATCATCTTATCAACCTAATCTGTCACCTGTTCCATCTGGTTCAAACACACCGAGCTCTGACTACAGGCGAAAGcctcacattcacattgccGCCATCGATAATTCACTTTCCTTCCCTCACGAGCATCCTCAAGGATGGCGTTCATACACTTATGGGTGGCTGTACCTTCCAGTCAGCGTCATTGGCCGCCCGTTCAGCGAGAAAACTCGCAGTCATTTTTTACCTTTGCTGACATCCAAAACTTGGTGGGAAGAAACTACGTTCCAATTGGAAAGGTTATTTGCTGTAGATCCCGATTTCCATCCAAAGATGTTTGCG AGACAACTGGCTGTTATCAAAG GCCAAGCTTGGAATATTGTCCAATCTTTGAAACACAAG GATGAAG GACCACTGGAGCTGACCCGAAGAACTAAAGTTCTTGTCTGGAACGACGAAATGGAAATACCTGAAGAAACTATCCACGATATGCCTAACGGACCTATATCTCCAAGACTTTCCACAAGTATAGCTCCTGTTCCCAGACGAACACGAAGCCAGAGTTCAGGAGGCGACTTCCCACCTCCAATGAGGCGAACCTCGACTGATGCTTCAGGTGCTCCTCGTCCCGTTCCGTTTGCCGCCAAATTTCAGCGGGTGCACCCAGGTACAACCGGTGTTACTGTCCTTGAGCATCTAGAAAGACTAGATGCTGTAGAAGCAAGTCTACAGCGACTTGGcgtggatgaggatgaagaggtgGACGTCGGAGAAGCCGCCCCTCAAAAACCAGTGGCCACACATTCTATGACGGATCCCCCAACCCCTGTTCATGGGCGCATAatatcaccaccacccacaagTCCTTTACAAAGTGTGCCAGAGGCGTCGTCCGCCAGGAGTTCGATTGATGAGGAAGATTTGGTGGCTCTCTCAAAGTCTACCTCTCATGTAGAAGGATCGTACCCTTTTGGTCAGCAGGAAACATTGTCCAGTGCAGGAATGGAGTGGATGCAATCAACTGATTCACCAGCGAAACGAGTGGTTATATCTGAG CGTCTAGAGACTGTCAAGAGCAAGCCATTATGCTCATGTTGGTAA
- a CDS encoding Autophagy-related protein 27 produces MPASTRDINTGGRLRNNVQLNTFDLTSLGGVRTVTRTRDTPPTKVVDSLRFDLCEELKLQDGVSEHDQCPPGTRACLTKINQRTGEQDRIVAVIPMAQSANLEPISSANSSPKYLSLVFHGAEYPAPPLSMPVRQSLNLTILCNPQETSEPKFIAYDGSRLDLEWTAPAGCPFKEEEEDKGGGGDNKEEPTQPENVGSGIGWFFLVILLAFIAYFGLGAYYNYSTYGARGLDLIPHRDFWKEVPYMLSDVASHLCSNVRPRRTSSRGGYVAV; encoded by the exons ATGCCTGCTTCTACACGCGACATTAACACTGGCGGCAGACTCAGAAACAACGTTCAACT TAACACATTTGACTTGACCTCTCTTGGTGGTGTTCGTACAGTGACCCGAACGCGCGACACGCCTCCCACTAAGGTTGTCGACTCACTGAGGTTTGACTTATGTGAAGAATTGAAACTTCAGGATGGTGTTTCGGAGCACGACCAG TGTCCTCCTGGTACCAGAGCATGTCTCACTAAGATCAATCAAAGGACAGGTGAACAGGACCGTATAGTTGCGGTCATTCCAATGGCACAGTCAGCGAACTTGGAACCAATATCCTCTGCGAATTCTT CACCAAAGTATCTATCTCTAGTATTTCATGGCGCAGAATACCCTGCGCCACCCCTTTCAATGCCAGTCCGACAATCCCTAAACCTAACAATTCTGTGCAATCCGCAAGAAACATCGGAACCCAAATTCATCGCATATGATGGTTCAAGGCTCGATTTGGAATGGACTGCGCCTGCAGGCTGCCCGTttaaagaggaagaggaagacaagggtggaggaggcgaCAATAAAGAAGAACCTACTCAGCCAGAGAACGTAGGGAGTGGGATTGGTTGGTTTTTCCTGGT AATTCTTCTTGCATTTATAGCTTACTTCGGTCTTGGAGCCTATTATAATTATTCGACTTATGGCGCCAGAGGTCTTGATCTAATACC CCACCGTGATTTCTGGAAGGAAGTCCCATATATGCTCAGTGATGTAGCATCTCATCTTTGTTCCAACGTGAGGCCACGCAGGACTTCAAGTCGCGGTGGTTATGTTGCCGTTTAA
- a CDS encoding Ataxin-3: MKGSKKGLCCVPSMPSILFFFTAPDLSDIARSLDSLEESYDDSNTGQTSTNMDDTDSRILENKPHKMARRRNASIPRSPTTTDMIGPYLRTQLAFILNLEQHWFTLRRFGKASPNIDLDEGDGHWFNLNSFLPAPEWVGKLYLGMVLQQAETEGYSVFAVTQANPDAPLALPRTEADIIASTLPEPTSATSSVRLRTSHDTVKHTNTLPAHSGDLNLDEEDLELQAALQASLMGVEQHGEVEENEEDDEGLASAVLSPVGFGTPQFQHTLRSATSAVGSGSRTSQPPSFSESPDSGQADLDPIAASMERNRFLLQRMKRQQEFAQREMWSESDLTPEEQIALAERRERRRRQEEEEEEELRRAIEESQALAEEQRLGKGRDPMDVDSPSKDYLSTSNFVTYDDGDAELQAALKASLEHPLSQQAQTSTSTDDAESVLSDTTSAMEDVSASATTPTLDEIRQRRLARFG, translated from the exons ATGAAAGGCAGCAAGAAGGGTCTATGCTGTGTGCCCAGCATGCCCTCAATTCTCTTCTTC TTCACTGCGCCAGACCTTTCTGACATTGCACGAAGCCTTGACTCGCTGGAAGAAAGCTATGACGACAGCAATACAGGACAGACAAGCACAAATATGGATGACACAG ACTCACGTATTCTCGAAAATAAGCCTCACAAGATGgcgaggagaagaaatgCGTCCATACCAAGATCACCCACA ACAACCGACATGATTGGACCCTACTTAAGGACGCAACTTGCATTTATTCTGAACCTGGAGCAACATTGGTTCACACTACGTCGATTTGGAAAGGCCAGCCCCAATATAGACCTAGACGAAGGGGATGGCCATTGGTTTAACCTGAATTCATTCCTTCCCGCTCCGGAATGGGTAGGTAAATTATATCTAGGTATGGTTTTGCAACAAGCAGAAACGGAAG GCTACTCTGTATTCGCCGTGACACAAGCCAACCCTGATGCACCATTAGCCCTTCCGCGAACAGAGGCAGACATAATTGCATCAACACTCCCGGAACCTACTTCTGCCACTTCCAGCGTACGCCTTCGAACATCCCATGATACTGTCAAACACACGAACACACTCCCGGCACATTCTGGAGATCTCAAtctggatgaagaggatCTGGAATTGCAGGCCGCGTTGCAAGCATCACTTATGGGCGTGGAACAACATGGTGAAGTCGAAGagaacgaagaagatgacgaaggcCTGGCGTCAGCTGTGTTATCTCCTGTAGGATTTGGCACTCCCCAATTTCAACACACTTTAAGGTCGGCCACATCTGCGGTTGGTTCTGGGTCACGAACGAGCCAACCGCCTTCTTTCAGTGAATCTCCTGATAGTGGGCAGGCAGATTTAGACCCTATTGCCGCAAGCATGGAGAGAAATAGATTTCTACTTCAGAGAATGAAGCGACAGCAAGAATTTGCACAGAGAGAAATGTGGAGTGAGTCGGATCTGACACCGGAAGAGCAAATTGCATTAGCAGAAAGGAGAGAGCGAAGGAGGaggcaagaagaagaagaagaagaagaactaCGGCGAGCCATTGAAGAAAGCCAAGCTCTCGCCGAGGAACAACGTTTAGGGAAAGGGCGTGACCCTATGGACGTCGATTCTCCGAGCAAAGATTACCTTTCTACCTCCAATTTCGTAACATATGACGATGGGGATGCAGAACTTCAAGCAGCACTCAAAGCCTCTTTGGAGCATCCTTTATCGCAACAAGCTCAGACATCTACCTCAACAGACGATGCGGAGTCGGTACTTTCTGATACTACTAGTGCCATGGAAGATGTTTCTGCTTCAGCAACTACCCCGACCTTAGATGAAATTCGGCAACGCCGTCTTGCTCGCTTTGGTTAG
- a CDS encoding GTPase-activating protein GYP5: MSSEHTTFDLPIAVAAVDTPRPDPLDLDALRSPQVSQSFNDRSLARESVAVTEFNDIALDDDSFSPIALTALPSNQETPDSQPENETSSRPNSTSLPNISTLQFSPPKSHRKTASTTTIRSGHEPTASVFMNRLDLQENGGKARGSIDGQVKLQEEFARLQERETEVNTAKEGAIDWDFWGAVISDYGGFASERPEELAQAIQRGIPPTLRGMMWQHMAASKDPELETTYLNLLKEPSKHEKAIKNDLGRTLPHHAVFTDGQGIGQENLYNVLKAYSLYDPLVGYCQGLPFIVAILLLNMPDEEAFSLLVRLMSVYDLQGHFLPEMPKLHMRLFQFDRLVEDMLPVLHVHFLRQGIKSTMYCSQWFLTLFSYRFPLDIVFRIYDNCLANGIEAIFGFSIILLKKNEDTLLSLKFDEILAFLNTKLLDCYLIEGESGLADDSAKYRVDDFVTDAVSLRITPFMLDCYRHEYEDNLREINKHAIQIDELRSTNRSLLTQVKALENSLAQLNVEHVEVLNELVKQRLKNEEMEEELVRYKLLYAEAMDQQEGANTSNRISLAQMMQSLKRGSTGKGVLLFSGHFLSPAMFVLELVVPIGLGFSFLWQPVLAYIPASPTNSTHDAIAGGLNITDISSLRIQWYSNGSVTLSYFEHVSYQLAGNDSKGISKGALVHFSEEMADTFTAPTLTPWIALVSCDKNATNASMEVDIFTLARDKGAVSALLFSLYSTACVINREYSDPATFDQVFDIFSTQSSTSSHLIEYQFGQLSANKSLRNYNSAMLNNSANDIQRSINEGVPVSPGYLLTVLQAYNAIDNTSGPGNPTSDATSAGTGNNPPNTALAMIILYAITGCVSALFCIVIISGAIRAIRHPERYGPRARMGGDGGPPQSRARGLTRAILDTFPIVKFGSNQAGPSQSPSSPRYPLDKDSEVQSSSYNIEMGAIPTGSGANTLADAGLNLAESSSCSAPGSRQTDQEQELQDHNSSGSRDIPNSHSLSALQNASDNLASRQRPFVGLGEGTSRDIPPESSLPAQDDVVPASIGRETCPICIVDFEEGDDIRVLPCEGKHCFHQNCVDPWLLKLSSSCPICRHDFLALEHMIAGHEDDEHDFEQGEIDEQVPHARGNGNRGRFSRYLRFAHRRQRRRRGDEADPTDPYMPTAPSTSMYSGM, from the exons ATGTCCTCAGAACATACTACCTTCGATTTACCTATTGCAGTAGCAGCTGTGGATACTCCTCGACCTGACCCTTTGGACTTGGACGCATTACGTTCACCGCAGGTCAGCCAATCATTCAATGACCGATCGTTGGCCCGAGAATCCGTAGCGGTCACCGAATTCAACGATATTGctctcgacgacgactcTTTCTCTCCGATTGCTTTGACTGCACTTCCTAGTAACCAAGAGACGCCAGACTCTCAGCCTGAAAATGAGACTTCCAGTCGCCCTAACAGCACTTCATTGCCAAATATTTCAACCCTTCAATTTTCTCCTCCAAAATCTCATAGAAAGACGGCTTCTACAACTACAATCCGTTCTGGTCATGAGCCAACAGCATCGGTATTCATGAATCGTCTAGACTTGCAAGAGAATGGGGGTAAAGCACGGGGCAGCATTGACGGTCAAGTCAAACTACAGGAGGAATTCGCAAGATTACAGGAGAGAGAAACAGAGGTGAATACTGCCAAGGAGGGTGCAATTGATTGGG ATTTCTGGGGAGCAGTAATATCTG ACTACGGCGGCTTTGCTTCTGAGCGTCCCGAAGAACTGGCTCAAGCTATTCAACGAGGCATCCCTCCAACCCTTCGAGGAATGATGTGGCAACACAT GGCGGCCTCGAAAGATCCCGAACTTGAAACAACGTACTTAAATCTACTCAAGGAACCGAGCAAACACGAGAAAGCCATCAAAAACGATCTGGGAAG GACTCTTCCTCATCACGCTGTCTTTACCGATGGGCAGGGAATTGGCCAGGAAAATTTATACAATGTCTTGAAGGCATATTCTTT ATATGATCCCCTGGTGGGTTATTGTCAAGGCTTGCCATTTATTGTGGCCATTCTCCTCTTGAAT ATGCCAGATGAAGAGGCGTTTTCTCTTCTAGTCAGATTAATGTCCGTATATGATCTTCAAGGACATTTTTTGCCAGAGATGCCAAAACTTCACATGCGCCTG TTCCAA TTCGACCGTCTGGTTGAGGATATGTTACCCGTTCTTCACGTTCATTTCTTGCGTCAAGGCATTAAATCTACAATGTACTGTTCCCAATGGTTTTTAACCTTATTCAGTTATCG ATTCCCTCTTGATATTGTATTCCGAATATACGACAATTGCCTTGCCAATGGCATTGAAGCTATATTTGGTTTTAGTATTATCTTGCTGAAAAAGAATGAAGACACTCTTCTCTCCCTCAAATTTGATGAAATACTGGCATTTTTAAATACAAAACTATTGGACTGTTATCTG ATCGAAGGCGAATCTGGGCTTGCTGACGACTCAGCCAAATACAGAGTAGATGATTTTGTGACGGATGCGGTATCCTTGCGCATAACACCATTTATGCTTGATTGCTACAGACATGAATACGAAGACAACTTG CGTGAGATAAATAAACATGCCATTCAAATAGATGAACTTCGAAGTACCAATCGAAGTTTATTGACTCAAGT CAAAGCTTTGGAGAATAGTTTGGCTCAGTTGAATGTTGAACATGTCGAAGTTTTG AATGAACTTGTAAAACAGCGTTTAAAGAACGAGGAGATGGAAGAAGAGCTCGTACGTTACAAATTGCT TTATGCAGAAGCCATGGACCAGCAAGAAGGAGCCAATACCTCGAATCGAATATCGCTAGCGCAGATGATGCAAAGCTTGAAGAGAGGGAGCA CAGGCAAGGGCGTCCTCTTGTTCTCAGGTCACTTTCTCTCTCCCGCCATGTTCGTCCTTGAACTCGTTGTCCCCATCGGTCTCGGGTTCTCCTTTCTTTGGCAGCCCGTCCTAGCCTATATTCCAGCATCTCCCACAAATTCGACCCATGATGCCATTGCAGGCGGACTAAACATAACAGATATATCAAGTCTTCGCATTCAGTGGTACTCAAATGGGTCAGTTACACT GTCTTATTTCGAGCACGTCTCCTACCAATTAGCGGGAAATGATAGCAAAGGGATTAGTAAA GGTGCTCTAGTCCATTTTTCTGAGGAAATGGCGGACACCTTTACAGCTCCAA CCTTAACTCCTTGGATAGCTCTGGTATCTTGTGACAAGAATGCCACCAATGCTTCCATGGAAGTGGATATCTTTACTTTGGCTCGAGATAAAGGTGCTGTTTCGGCG CTCTTGTTCTCGCTGTACTCAACGGCATGTGTTATCAATCGTGAATACTCTGATCCAGCTACTTTTGATCAAGTGTTCGACATATTCTCAACCCAAAGCTCCACAAGTTCCCATCTCATAGAATATCAATTCGGTCAACTGAGCGCAAATAAAAGTCTTCGTAACTATAACTCTGCAATGCTGAATAACTCTGCGAACGATATTCAACGATCCATCAATGAGGGTGTCCCAGTTTCTCCTGGATATCTGTTGACCGTCCTCCAGGCGTACAACGCCATAGACAATACCTCTGGCCCTGGAAATCCCACTAGTGATGCTACAAGCGCAGGTACGGGTAACAACCCTCCTAATACTGCCCTTGCCAT GATTATTCTTTATGCCATCACTGGTTGCGTGTCAGCGTTGTTCTGCATTGTCATTATATCCGGT GCAATTCGGGCAATCCGACATCCTGAGCGGTATGGCCCTCGTGCTCGTATGGGGGGTGATGGAGGACCGCCTCAAAGCCGTGCAAGAGGGTTGACTCGTGCCATTCTTGATACCTTTCCGATTGTGAAATTTGGTAGCAATCAAGCTGGACCATCACAATCACCTTCCTCCCCAAGATATCCGCTCGACAAAGATTCAGAGGTTCAGAGTTCAAGCTACAACATTGAAATGGGTGCAATTCCGACCGGTAGTGGAGCCAACACGCTTGCTGATGCCGGCCTAAACCTTGCAGAGTCCTCAAGCTGCTCAGCTCCAGGTAGTCGACAAACGGATCAGGAACAGGAGTTGCAAGATCACAATTCATCGGGGTCACGAGATATACCCAACAGTCATTCACTATCAGCCCTACAAAATGCTAGTGATAACCTAGCTAGCAGACAGCGACCCTTTGTTGGCCTTGGAGAAGGAACGTCACGAGATATCCCCCCAGAATCTTCCTTACCAGCGCAAGATGACGTTGTGCCAGCATCAATCGGGCGCGAAACTTGCCCGATTTGCATTGTAGACTTCGAAGAGGGAGATGATATTCGTGTTCTGCCGTGCGAAGGCAAACATTGCTTCCATCAAAATTGTGTTGACCCCTGGCTTCTCAAACTTTCTAGTTCTTGCCCTATCTGTCGTCACG ATTTCCTTGCTCTGGAACATATGATCGCTGGtcatgaagatgatgagcatGACTTTGAACAGGGAGAAATAGATGAACAAGTCCCCCATGCCCGTGGGAATGGCAACAGAGGACGATTCTCTCGTTACCTGCGATTTGCTCATAGGAGGCAGAGAAGAAGGCGCGGTGATGAAGCTGATCCCACCGATCCATACATGCCTACCGCCCCCAGCACTTCTATGTATTCTGGAATGTAA
- a CDS encoding Protein yippee-like (Protein yippee-like PJ691.02) yields MSAFSRPESSTTPRRLPATPPESVQAKRISRPLPKIPRALIPPDSRTFRGFSGKASLFTETQNVFLAKAGVQLMATGAHTMQEITCANCSFYLGWKIVRAHESSESWKDGHSLLELENLFLQSDLTGSLSIPPPNPRRTSTGSNSDTSDSSF; encoded by the exons ATGTCCGCGTTCTCCAGACCAGAATCGTCCACAACACCCCGCAGATTACCAGCGACTCCCCCAGAGTCAGTCCAAGCAAAGCGGATATCACGTCCCCTTCCTAAAATTCCCCGTGCACTT ATTCCCCCAGACTCGCGCACCTTTAGAGGCTTTTCGGGCAAAGCGTCCTTATTTACTGAGAC CCAAAATGTTTTCCTGGCCAAAGCTGGAGTCCAACTCATGGCCACTGGCGCCCACACAATGCAAGAAATTACTTGCGCCAATTGTTCATTCTATCTCGGTTGGAAAATCGTTCGTGCCCATGAAAGTTCGGAGTCGTGGAAGGATGGCCATTCCCTTCTAGAACTCGAAAATCTCTTTCTCCAATCCGACTTGACCGGCTCGCTCAGCATCCCTCCTCCAAATCCCAGACGTACATCAACAGGTTCCAATTCGGACACGTCTGATTCCAGTTTCTGA